The genomic stretch TTTTCTAAAAGATAAAAATATTGActaatttttataaaaaaatatgaTCACTCATCATTTAGTCATTCaatattaataaaatataaaattatttgGACAACCTACAACGCAATCTAACTTAACCCGAGAATCAGTGGATTTACCCAAACCAACCTATTAATATAACAAATGATTATTTTACTTCATCAACACCGAAATTTCATATATGAATTGAATATTAAATTTGATCAAACCTAATCCAGACCGGCTCCGGCTCATGTACACCCTTACTAAAATGTTTTTAAATTTTGGATATAGAATCAGAGAGGTTTTGTAATCTCTAATTGTATGCTTAATGATACATGTAATCATTGCTTATGCATTTATACTTTTGTGTATAATTTTGTATGATAAATGACATTAGACCCCACTTATTTAAATTTGTATGATGAATACCATTGCCGGAGATGCTCTCACCGTTACTCCTCAATCATTAACTTTAACTAAAAGCTTGGGCAGACAAGCGTGGAGTGAGAATGACTTGGAGAGGAGAGGCTTTGATTATGGTGAGTCCATTTTGTTCAGCCATATCAACTTGTCCTTCATCAGGAGTCACTATGTCAAAACCATGCAACAAAGTAGCAAGTGTTATTTGCATTAATTGAAGACCAAATGATATTCCCGGACACATTCTTCTACCAGCACCAAATGGCATCAACTCAAAATGCTGGCCCTTCACATCAACATTCTTGTGTGTTGTGAGAAATCGCTCCGGTCGAAACTCCAATGGATCAGAATATAACGTAGGATCTCGTTGAAGTTTCGAGAGGTTGGTTAGGAGACGCGTGCCAGCTGGAATGTGATATCCACCAACAGTACAATCTTCAATGGACTCATGAGGCAAACTTAGTGGTGTGGGTGGGTACAAACGCAGTGTTTCCTTAATAATGGCTTGGAGATACTCTAACTTATTTAAATCTGATTCCATTATCATCTTTTCTCTACCGATTTGTGTGTCTAATTCTTGAATGGCTTTGTTTAGAACTTCACGGTTGTTAAGAAGTAAAGATAAAGTCCAAGTTAAAGTTGCTGCTGTAGTGTCTGTACCTGCTAAAATGAGTGTCTACAAAATACATTGCAATAATCATTATAGTTTTTTTACTTCTTTATCAAATATAATTAGTTATTAATAATTGAAAGTTATAATATTAATAATGTCGAAATGAATAGTAAAATTTGCAAAGTAAAGATAAAGAGCTCAATATCATGACATATAATTCACCCATGTTGAAATTATATTTCCTTAAAAGAAAAAATAGATTATGAAACTAAGAGTCACTAAGTGAAATGTTAATAAGAGTGGTAGTTGAGTATTTTAAATAGATTAAGAATGTGTAATAAATGAAAGAGATAGAATAtcaattttattatattattcTTATTATTTATTGGTGTATTTGAATGATCATAAATGATAATTGAGATAACAGTAAATTGAGAGTAATGTAGATAGTTTTAATTGAAGGATacaattaaaagaaaaaaaatgaaaattgtaTCGTAAATTAAAAGCAACACTTATattgaataattttttttttaatgtgATATTTATTTTGGGAATGGGGAAATATTGCTTAACTGAATTGAAACTAACTTTTTAATAATAGAAATTttcaaatctctctctctctctcttttcacAGTTTCAGATATGGTATCAAGAGCTTGACTCGATTAATAACCATGAAATATCAATTGGAAGATTATCAGATTAGTGGAAGTAATATTCCCATATTATGTGATAATACTGATGCCATCTATTTAACTAAAAATCCAGTTCAACATTCTAGAACCAAGAACATAGAgataaaacatcattttataaGAGATTATGTTCAAAAAGGTGTAGCAGATATACAATTCATTGATACAAATCGTCAATAGGCTGATATATTTACCAAGCCTATTATAATAGAAAGATTTAATTTCATTAAAAAGAATCTGAACATGCATTTTATAGAAGATTAGTGATTGCTTCTAAATGGAGGATACAAAATTGATATAATCATAAGTCACTATGATCAGAAGCTCTGACAACTTCTGATGTGTAGTAACTTCTGAAGCATCTCAACCTCTGATGCTCAGAGCTTGATTAAATGTTTCTGATGGCGTGTAAGTGTTTTTTCTGTTGAAACTATTTTTATGTTGTCCACTTATGTATCACAAATTTGAAATTTTTAACTTGGTCTTATGTTTGTTAAGTTTTTAGTTTATGCTTATTTGCTCTATCTCCGAGCTATACCAATGTTGGGATATTGTTAATCAAACTCAGAGGGAGCTTACAAAACTCAGACCCTGAAAATTTTAACTTGGTCTTGGAAGTACAAGGGGACTTGACTACTCTCAGGTTGTGAGAGTAACCAAGATAATTCTTGTGTCTCTACTTTACTTTACTTGTTTCTGTATTATATTCCATTAATGTCAACTCTGATACTCTAAGTCAGATTCTGGTTCAGAATCTGATAAACATTTTCAGAAGTAAACCAAGGTTTATTAGTCAGACTCTGAACCAAGTGTTCAAAATCTGATTGAGATTCATTATAAGCCAAAGAAGAAAAAGCTTAATTAAGAAAAATccaacacaattcaaccccccttctTGTGTTTGTCTCACCTTCAAATTCACCCTCCTTTAAGCCTCAAACACATACATCAAAAAGTTCCTCAACCCTTTTAGAACCTTCTTCAAATAGTCATTCATATTATTCAAACACCATTCATAATATTCCTCCAGCCTTTGTAACCACTATTGACAACAACTCTACACCCTAAAATAACTCACCAAGCTCATCTCCTCAATCTTCACAATAATCCTCTCATCGTGAACTTTCACCTCCATAAAGTTTACCTTTTCTACATCCCAACAATACTCATGTTATGGCTAAAATGAGAAAATATGGTATAGTTCAACTATGAATGCATCTCATACTCCTCTTTACTAGAATGGATCCCATATCTTACAAGGTTACCCTCAAAGATCTCAAATGGTTTGTGAAGTTGCATGGCTCTGATACATTAAGGGGGAGACCTCTATATGGTTTTGTTGTTTGTATCTTAATCTTTAATTTGAATTTAGTTTTATATTTGAGTCTCCTCTTCAATTGTGCATCTTCAAGGATCGAGTTTTGGATCCGTATTTTAGCATGCATAATTCAAATTGTTTGTGTTTGAGTATGAACATTATTCTTTAAATCAATTAGTTGAGTTTTTGGAACAAGAACCGTAATTGATGTTGATTCAAGTCATGTCAAAAGTAAAGTCTTACAACATTCttgaaaatttaaattttttagaTTTTGGATGCGTGATTCAAATCACACAATCCCTTGAATCGAATCAAACTAGGCAGGGAAGAATAAGGATTTTGTGTTTTCTTATGAGTCGAATCACAATTTGTACATGTGTCAAATCACAAGTCCCTCTTCAGCCTCTTCCATGTTTGAGTCAAATCATGGCCAAACCATGACTCAAATTATAGCATGTGTGAGTTGGATCATGATTTATTCTTGACTTGAATCACGAAAAAAGGGGTCTCTCTTTAAGTGCAGATCTTGTTCCACATTACTTTGCCACTTGACTCAAATCCCCAAATGTTCTTGACTCAAATCAAATATGATTTTTCACTTCTTTTTGTGCTTCATCTCCAACACTTATAAATCAATTTTACTCTCAAATCTTTAATAAAGTTAGAAAACACATTCTTTCATTGATGATTTGAAAACTCACAAACCACTTGTTCTTTCGTTTTAAAAAGAGTTTTGAATATTTCTTGAAGACTTGTAAACGTTTTCTTTCATTTCTTCTCTCATTCTTTTTCCATTGTTGCAAGAATCTGAATCTCATCTTGAAATATTCTTTATTGATTTAGGAGATTTATTTTGTATTTAACATTTCTTTGAAGATTTGTGTAAGATTTCAGAGGCTTGCAAGAGTGTGTGGTGTTGTGACTAGTTCTCACAATTCCAGTGGAAAAGAAAAATGTTCTTATCTCTAGGTTGACCTTGGTAGTGCTGTGTGGAAACCTACGAACAAGGTATGAGTTTTTTTCAATCTTCAGACAAACCAGCACTGAAGATACTGGCGAAACTGTATGGAAATTTCAGTAGACGGAGACTTAGAAGCAGGTTGTTGGGGATGGTAGATTCAAGAAGCGGTCTTGAGTAAAGTCTTCACATAAAGTTTAGTTCATGAAGTTGTGTACAAGCCAAGATCTAGAAAAGAAGAAATTTAATTTTGAGCATTTATTTTTGGACTAGTGATTGTACGAACTCTTGCAATATTGTTACAATTCATAGTAGAAGATCAAGGAGTTTTCAACGGATAACCATTGGAGAATGGATTAAGCATAAATTAAGGACGAGCATACCAAACCATTATAAATTTGGTGTACtcttctttctttctctctctctctctctctctctctctctcacacacacacacacacacacacacacactcatTTAATTTTGTAATTGAACGCATGAATAAGTTATTTTTATTGCTTTCTAGAATTGCATGCTGATAGGATTTTTTGTTTAATAGTGATTTCTTGCATAAGTCTTAGGTTTTGTAAGAATTGGTAATTCAACTTGTCTTAGTGTGGATTAAGTATGAAGCCTTTGATAGTAGAATATTGTACGTGATTGAAAATAATTCGATAACACATCTTGTGGAATTGAATGATTTTGCAGTATGATTAGTTTGTACTTTGGTGAAATTCAATAGTTGAATTTGATACATTGTAAACTGATTAAACACATTTGTTCTCAATACAAGCATAATCTCTTTTATGCAATATTTTCATCCGCCATGCAAAACAAAATCTATTTTTGAAACGTATTAAATCCTTTTTGAAACAAATTTTTAACTTGGAACATATATTCACCACCCCTCTAAATCATTCATAGTCCATATTCTCACCCAATAATTAGTATCAGAGCTGGTATTTTGATCAAGTCTAAGTGACTAAAAAGTTTGGGAATATGGGTGACAACGATCCGAAGGAAGGGTATAATAAAGCACTGATATTTAAAGGAAAAATTATGCTTATTGGAAAGAGAACATGTATGTTCACTTAATGTTTGTTGGCAAGAATCTATGGGTAGCAGTTACTGACATGCCTTTTATCCCTAAAAACAAATTCAATAATGTTGTTAAACTCCCAAAATATTTGAATGGTGATGAAACCAAAAAGACTTCATATGACTTGAAAGCAAATAATATACTTATAATCGTATTAAGCGCCAAAGTATATTACTGTATCTCACCTCATAAGACTTCATAAACTATGTGGAACGCTCTTCAAACTCTTTATGAAGGTACTGAAGACATTAAAGATTCTAAAAGCAATATGTTGATAGAGGAGTACTAAATTTTTCGTATGGAACCTGGAGAATCCGTAGAACCCATGCATACTCATTTTCTCCATTTAATCAACAAACTAGACAATTCGAGAAATACTTTTTCTAACAAAGATTGTGCTAACAAAATTTTGAGATCTATGTGTAGGGAATGGAAACCAAAGGTAACAGTTATAAAACAGTCAAATGATCTTAGTTCTTTGAATATCACAATTATTTGGAAAGCTTACCGAACATGAGAATAAATTGAAACGGCTCACAGAAATCGAATTAAAGTCGAAGAAGAAAGAGAAAGTAAAAGAAGAGAAATGGGATTTATCCTTTGAAAGCTTCATTATCAAGGACAAATAAAAATAAGGACGAAGGTGACAATTCTGATGAAGACTCTTCAAAAGAAAAAGAGACAGGGTTATTTGTCAAACGCTATAATCAATATATGAGGAAGCATAAGCTCAAATATTATGAAAAAAATCTAATTAACTTCAAAAAGTCTCATCCGCACAAGAAGGAACATAAGAGAAATTAAGAAGATGTCACAAGCTTTGAATGCAGAAAATCGGGTCACTATAGAACCATGTGTCTGAGTCTCAACATTATGAAAAAAATCTAATTAACTTCAAAAAGTTTCATCCACACAAGAAGGAACATAAGAGAAAATAAGAAGATGTCACATGCTTTGTATTAATGTTGTTATTTGCTAACTTTACTTATGCAACAAGTTTAGTTTTAAATTATCGTAATTGGTATGATTGTTTCTTTCTTCTCTATCTCACATAGTTACACTTAATTTATCCTAATTGCTCTTAATAGTTTTGATTTCACTGTGGTCATTCAGTTTTTTTATGTACATCAAAATAATGTTTTAGTTGCAATaaattttttctattttattcACCTTACATTAAACAATTTATTTTGCATTAAACTTTTTTTTTGCATAAGAAGTTACATATTCATATTAGTTCAAATTTACGTTTATGATATTATATTTGGCGCCACGGATGAATCTCTTTGCAAGATGTTTGCTAGTATCATGCAATGACTTTTAGATGTCTCTAATGAGAAAGTTTACCTACTTCTTTGAATTGCAAATTAAGAAAATGGAAGATGGGATATTCATGGCCATACAAAATCTTTACTAGAGCATCTAAAGACGTTTGATATGCAAAACTCGAAAAGCATCTCAACTCTATGGCAGCAAATGTGCTGATAGACAAAGATGAGAATGGAGTAGAGATTAACATCACCAAATATCAAGGTATAATAGGAGTACAAACATTATGGTACATTAAGGGGGAGACCTTTATATGGTTTTGTTGCTTATTTGTTAAGCTTTAATTTGAATTTTGTTGTATATTTGAGTCTCATCTTCAATTGTGCATCTTTAAGGATCAAGTTTTGGACCCGTATTTTAGCATGCATAATTCAAACTGTTTGTGTTTGAGTACAAATAGTATTCTTTAAGTCAATTACTCAAATTTTTTTGAACAAGAACCATAATTGAGATTGATTCAAGTCATTACAAGAGCAGAATCTCAAAACATCCTTGAAAACTTGAAAActtgaatttttgaatttttgaatttttggatgtgtgattcgaatcacataaaacctaaattctctctctctctctctctctctctctctctctctctctctctctctctctctctctctctctcgctctctctctctctctctctctctctctctctctctctctctctctcttctctctctcttctctctctctctctctctctctctctctctctctctctctctcctctctctctctctctctctctctctctatctctctctctctctctctctctctctctctctctctctctctctctctctctctctctctctctctctctctctctctctctctctctctctctctctctctctctctctctctctctctctctctctctctctctctctctctctctctctctctctctctctctctctctctctctctctctctctctctctctctctctctctctctctctctctctctctctctctctctccccccCCCCCAAATTATCTCCTATCTTGAAATCTTTGTCCGAGAGAATCATCTTATAGCCAAATAGTGATTGAATCACTCAAGATTCTtgaattaataaaaaaattaaattaaatctTATCCAACATTTAAGTTATAAATATTTTAAGCAAATCTTTGACTATTTCAAATTTCACTCATTTAAAATAGATCTTTGAGATTTATAATATAAAAGATCTATTTGAGACTATTTAAGTAAACCCCTTTTAAAATATTCATAGTATCATTAGACTAAGTCAAGGTTAACAAGTGACATACCCAACAAGTAGCTTTGATTGTGGTGTCGGAATCACAACCGTCAAATTCTTGATCATCAACGGTGGAAAGGAGCACGTCCATGAAGTCATGTTCGCCGCCGGCAGTTTTTCTATTCCGTTTATGTTGATCAAGCCAAACACAAACGAACTCATCTAACAATTTCGCGATTTTCTTCATTTCCTTCTCTTTTCCATCCAAGTCCAACCATCTCAAATACGGCATCGCATCAGATACAACAAACGAACCGCCCAGATCGAAGAAATCCCTCAGAGTTTTTCTTATCCGTCGATTCTCTTCCTCGTCAACATCAAAACGTTTTCCCACTACCATTCTAAACAAAACGTTAATCGCTATGTCCCCAAACCATTTTTTCATTTCCGTAA from Lathyrus oleraceus cultivar Zhongwan6 chromosome 7, CAAS_Psat_ZW6_1.0, whole genome shotgun sequence encodes the following:
- the LOC127101314 gene encoding cytochrome P450 CYP82D47, which encodes MDMNNILSLETVAVTTCATLLFLFLLFLLRRSHINTAVALKTPPPPPEVRGAWPLIGHLHLLGSSQPPHVTLGKLADKYGPIFTLRLGVHRTLVVSSYEMAKQCFTVNDKAFASRPKSLAFEVMGYNFSMIGFSPYGSYWRTVRKIATVHVLSTQRIDMLKYVMKSEVKIAMKESYSFWTKVKKNKDSSERAITEMKKWFGDIAINVLFRMVVGKRFDVDEEENRRIRKTLRDFFDLGGSFVVSDAMPYLRWLDLDGKEKEMKKIAKLLDEFVCVWLDQHKRNRKTAGGEHDFMDVLLSTVDDQEFDGCDSDTTIKATCWTLILAGTDTTAATLTWTLSLLLNNREVLNKAIQELDTQIGREKMIMESDLNKLEYLQAIIKETLRLYPPTPLSLPHESIEDCTVGGYHIPAGTRLLTNLSKLQRDPTLYSDPLEFRPERFLTTHKNVDVKGQHFELMPFGAGRRMCPGISFGLQLMQITLATLLHGFDIVTPDEGQVDMAEQNGLTIIKASPLQVILTPRLSAQAFS